One window of the Eucalyptus grandis isolate ANBG69807.140 chromosome 8, ASM1654582v1, whole genome shotgun sequence genome contains the following:
- the LOC120287655 gene encoding ion channel CASTOR-like, with translation MSHVDADSSPPSSPSFSRDWFFPSPSPDCAHSSAAAKTPKYPHRFSTNPRPFSSSSSAAASLDPKPPRPLSFRSAPPVSPPPPYREARYAGPRRRLGPSHRSERPPAAGEKKAVSSGGGADRKPEALAEKVPSRCEGVGDLRRRLGLRWRMAFLVAVVLTAFSSVVHKNFSLRSQVEDLQGQISQLRITLQACSLLDLAEFEGSVDEQNQDGPNKRFKNIALMSSLSILCIPILLFKCIDKVPRLRSSDCILEEVSLNKQLAYRLDVFFSVHPYAKPLALLVATLLLIFLGGLALFGVTDDGVADCLWLSWTYVASAGNHADSEGFGPRLVSLLISFGGMLIFAMLLGLVSDAISEKFDSLRKGRSEVVEQNHTLILGWSDKLGSLLNQLALANESLGGGTIVVMAERDKEEMELDIAKMEFDFRGTSVICRSGSPLILADLKRSLMVSVSKARAIIVLAVDGFAERSDARAFKTVLSLTGVKEGLRGHIVVELSDLNNEILVKSVGGDLVKIFVAHDVIGRLMIQCARQPGLAQIWEDILGFENCEFYIKRWPQLDGMQFEDVLISFPDAIPCGIKVASCGGKIILNPDDSYVLQEGDEVLVIAEDDDTYAPAALPMVKEASFTHIPLPARKPQKILLCGWRRDIDDMIVVWRGHLPKEFSIDQSPEKILFCGWRRDMEDMIMVLDASLAPESELWMFNEVPEREREKKLIDGGLEISMLANIKIENREGNAVIRRHLESLPLESFDSILILADESVEESAVQADSRSLATLLLIRDIQAKRLPLGMAPSRRGNFSQSSWMGEMQQASDKSVIISEILDPRTKNLLTMSKIGDYVLSSELVSMALAMVAEDCQINDVLEELFAEEGNELHIRPADLYLCEGEELSFYELLLRTRLRREIMIGYRLANAEKAVINPPAKDERRTWSLRDVFVVITEKE, from the exons ATGTCCCACGTCGACGCCGACtcctcgccgccgtcgtcccCTTCCTTCAGCCGGGACTGGTtcttcccttccccttccccggACTGCGCCcactcctccgccgccgccaagACCCCGAAGTACCCCCACCGCTTCTCCACCAACCCGAggcccttctcctcctcctcctccgccgccgcctccctcgACCCCAAGCCTCCCCGCCCGCTGTCTTTCCGCTCCGCACCTCCGGTCAGCCCTCCTCCTCCGTACCGCGAGGCCAGGTATGCCGGACCCCGCCGGAGGCTCGGCCCCTCGCACCGATCGGAGAGgccgccggcggccggcgagaaGAAGGCCGTCTCGAGCGGTGGCGGCGCCGATCGGAAGCCGGAGGCGCTCGCGGAGAAGGTCCCGTCGCGATGCGAAGGTGTCGGGGATTTGCGGAGGAGGCTCGGGCTTCGGTGGCGGATGGCGTTTCTAGTGGCG GTTGTGTTGACGGCTTTCAGTTCGGTGGTGCACAAGAACTTCAGTTTACGTAGCCAGGTCGAGGATTTGCAG GGGCAAATTTCTCAACTTAGGATTACACTGCAAGCCTGCAGTTTATTGGATTTAGCAGAATTTGAAGGTTCTGTAGATGAGCAGAATCAAGATGGACcaaataaaagatttaagaaCATTGCTCTGATGAGTTCGCTCTCCATATTATGTATTCCTATTCTCTTGTTCAAGTGCATTGACAAAGTCCCAAGGTTAAGATCATCAGACTGTATTTTGGAAGAAGTATCTTTGAACAAGCAGCTAGCATATCGACTAGATGTATTTTTCTCGGTTCATCCATATGCTAAGCCATTGGCATTGTTGGTTGCAACATTACTCCTCATCTTTCTGGGAGGACTTGCACTTTTTGGTGTCACAGATGATGGCGTGGCAGATTGTCTTTGGTTATCATGGACATATGTCGCTAGTGCAGGCAATCATGCAGATTCAGAAGGTTTTGGTCCAAGGTTGGTTTCACTTTTGATTAGCTTTGGAGGAATGCTTATATTCGCAATGCTGCTTGGACTTGTTTCTGATGCAATCTCCGAGAAGTTTGACTCCTTGAGGAAAGGCAGAAGTGAAGTAGTTGAGCAGAATCACACCTTAATTCTTGGGTGGAGTGATAAATTG GGATCGTTGTTGAATCAGCTGGCGCTAGCAAATGAGAGTTTGGGTGGAGGCACCATTGTGGTGATGGCTGAAAGAGATAAAGAGGAAATGGAACTTGACATTGCTAAGATGGAGTTTGATTTCAGGGGAACATCTGTTATATGCAGAAGTGGCAGCCCTCTAATCTTGGCTGACTTGAAAAGGTCATTAATG GTCTCTGTCTCCAAAGCCAGAGCAATAATCGTCCTTGCTGTAGATGGTTTTGCTGAACGG AGTGATGCTCGTGCATTCAAGACGGTCCTAAGTTTAACTGGAGTTAAAGAAGGGTTAAGAGGGCACATTGTGGTTGAATTAAGCGATCTCAACAATGAAATTCTCGTTAAAAGTGTTGGCGGAGACCTTGTCAAAATTTTTGTGGCGCATGATGTGATTGGTCGCTTGATGATTCAATGTGCCCGGCAGCCTGGATTGGCACAG ATTTGGGAAGACATCCTTGGGTTTGAAAACTGTGAGTTTTACATCAAAAGATGGCCCCAGTTGGATGGCATGCAATTCGAGGATGTGCTTATAAGTTTTCCTGATGCAATACCTTGTGGAATCAAGGTTGCATCTTGCGGTGGTAAGATTATCCTGAATCCTGACGACTCCTATGTTCTACAAGAGGGCGATGAAGTTCTTGTCATAGCAGAAGATGATGATACATACGCTCCAGCAGCATTACCGATG GTCAAAGAAGCATCATTCACACACATTCCCCTTCCAGCAAGAAAACCACAGAAGATTCTACTTTGTGGATGGAGGAGAGACATTGATGATATGATTGTG GTATGGAGGGGACATCTACCCAAAGAATTTAGTATTGACCAGTCTCCAGAAAAGATACTTTTTTGTGGTTGGCGGCGAGATATGGAAGATATGATTATG GTATTGGATGCATCTCTAGCACCTGAGTCAGAGCTCTGGATGTTCAATGAGGTTCCAGAAagggagagggaaaagaagcTTATTGATGGTGGTCTTGAAATTAGTATGCTTGCAaacataaaaatagaaaatcgaGAAGGAAATGCAGTTATACGGCGTCACCTGGAGAGTCTCCCTCTGGAATCTTTTGATTCA ATACTAATTCTTGCTGATGAATCAGTGGAAGAATCAGCCGTTCAAGCTGATTCAAGATCTCTTGCCACGTTGCTGTTAATTCGTGATATACAG GCAAAGCGCCTCCCTCTCGGCATGGCCCCATCTCGCAGAGGAAATTTTTCACAAAGCTCTTGGATGGGGGAAATGCAGCAGGCTTCAGATAAATCAGTAATCATATCTGAAATACTGGATCCCAGGACTAAAAATCTATTAACTATGTCCAAAATTGGTGATTACGTTTTGTCAAGTGAGCTTGTCAGCATGGCTTTGGCAATGGTTGCTGAGGATTGCCAGATAAATGATGTTTTGGAAGAGCTCTTCGCAGAGGAG GGAAATGAGTTGCACATTAGACCGGCAGATCTCTACCTTTGTGAAGGTGAAGAGTTGAGTTTCTATGAACTACTCTTACGCACCCGACTGAGGAGGGAAATCATGATAGGCTATCGTTTAGCCAACGCAGAGAAAGCTGTCATAAATCCCCCTGCAAAAGATGAGCGCCGGACATGGTCATTGAGAGATGTTTTTGTTGTTATTACTGAGAAAGAATGA
- the LOC104456191 gene encoding uncharacterized protein LOC104456191 gives TQHLRLSPPLPLPQANRVRRHCLHQLQESIEHASKSLDDKLIGIHRRSVALGLVIGSLSLGFGEQSATAAARRPPAPPPEEKKDPNVSGVQAKVLASKKRKEAMKESIAKLREKGKPVNQSSE, from the exons ACCCAGCATCTTCGCCTCTCGCCGCCACTGCCGCTACCTCAAGCAAATCGAGTCAGAAGACATTGCCTCCATCAATTGCAGGAATCCATAGAGCACGCCAGCAAGTCCCTCGATGACAAACTAATCGGAATCCACCGCAG GAGCGTTGCGCTTGGGTTAGTGATTGGTTCATTGAGCTTGGGCTTCGGCGAGCAAAGTGCCACCGCTGCCGCGAGAAGGCCGCCTGCACCTCCACCGGAGGAGAAAAAGGACCCCAATGTGAGTGGGGTTCAGGCGAAAGTATTAGCCagcaaaaagaggaaagaagccatGAAAGAATCCATCGCCAAGCTAAGGGAGAAAGGGAAGCCAGTAAATCAGTCGAGTGAATAG
- the LOC104456192 gene encoding 60S ribosomal protein L5, whose translation MVFVKAQKSRAYSKRFQVKYKRRREGKTDYRARIRLINQDKNKYNTPKYRFVVRFTNKDITAQIISATITGDMVLASAYSHELPHYGLEAGLTNYAAAYCTGLLLARRVLKSLEMDSEYKGNVEATGEDFSIEPAETRRPFRALLDVGLLRTTTGNRVFGALKGALDGGLDIPHSEKRFAGFSKDSKQLDAEVHRKYIYGGHVSAYMSSLMEDEPEKYQSHFSEYIKKGIEPDDFEALYKKVHAAIRADPTLKKSDKPVPKEHKRFNLKKLTYEERKQKLIERLNALNSAAGEDEEEDDDE comes from the exons ATG GTGTTCGTCAAGGCACAGAAGTCGAGGGCCTATTCTAAGCGGTTCCAGGTCAAGTATAAGAGAAGGAGAG AGGGGAAGACTGACTACCGGGCCAGGATTCGCCTGATTAATCAGGACAAGAACAAGTACAACACTCCAAAATATCGCTTCGTGGTCCGATTT ACCAATAAAGATATCACTGCCCAAATCATATCAGCTACTATCACTGGTGATATGGTGCTTGCTTCAGCGTATTCTCATGAGCTGCCTCACTATGGGCTGGAAGCTGGTCTGACTAATTATGCAGCTG CATACTGCACCGGCCTCTTGTTGGCTCGCAGAGTTTTGAAATCGCTTGAAATGGATAGTGAATACAAGGGAAATGTGGAG gCTACTGGGGAGGATTTCTCCATTGAACCTGCTGAGACCAGGAGGCCCTTCCGTGCTCTCCTTGATGTCGGCCTTTTGAGAACAACTACTGGCAACCGTGTGTTTGGTGCTCTTAAG GGAGCATTGGATGGAGGTCTTGATATTCCCCACAGCGAAAAGCGATTCGCTGGTTTCTCAAAGGACAGCAAGCAGCTTGATGCTGAAGTTCATCGCAAATATATCTATGGTGGCCATGTTTCTGCGTATATGTCG TCCCTGATGGAAGATGAGCCAGAAAAGTATCAGTCTCACTTCAGTGAATATATTAAGAAAGGAATAGAGCCAGATGATTTTGAAGCTTTATACAAGAAAGTTCATGCTGCCATTCGTGCTGACCCCACATTGAAGAAGTCTGACAAGCCAGTGCCCAAGGAACACAAGAG GTTTAACTTGAAGAAGCTAACCTATGAGGAAAGGAAACAGAAGTTGATAGAGCGCCTGAATGCCCTCAACTCAGCTGCCGgagaagacgaggaggaggatgatgatgagtga